A genome region from Pseudanabaena sp. Chao 1811 includes the following:
- the trpD gene encoding anthranilate phosphoribosyltransferase, with product MEQNWSQLLKQLIDRQSLSSEQATYLMEGWLEGAIAPELSGAILIALQLKGVDASELAAMANVLQSQSEGKKSHDQFGHIVDRSKPLIDTCGTGGDGASTFNISTSVAFVVAAAGIPVAKHGNRAVSSRSGSADVLEAIGVHLASPIEKIYEALSAVGITFLFAPNWHPAMKSVGAIRRNLGVRTVFNLIGPLVNPLHPTAQVLGVYNKNLTHTVAEALRLLDRQQAVVLHSREGLDEAGLGDLTDISFLSNGQVTEEAINPQELGLTPAPLASLKGGNVQENADILRLVLQGKGDRAQADCVALNSGLALRIGGAANTWAEGVQLASQILQSGAAWDKAEALVRFLNV from the coding sequence ATGGAACAAAATTGGTCTCAACTGCTCAAGCAGCTTATTGATAGACAATCCCTATCTAGTGAACAAGCCACATATCTAATGGAGGGTTGGCTAGAAGGAGCGATCGCCCCAGAGCTATCGGGAGCAATTTTGATAGCTTTGCAACTAAAAGGAGTGGATGCTTCCGAATTAGCGGCGATGGCAAATGTGCTGCAATCTCAAAGTGAAGGGAAAAAATCCCATGATCAGTTTGGTCATATTGTCGATCGCTCAAAGCCTTTGATCGATACCTGTGGTACTGGTGGTGATGGGGCTTCTACTTTTAATATTTCTACGTCAGTTGCTTTTGTGGTGGCGGCGGCAGGTATACCTGTGGCAAAGCATGGTAATCGTGCTGTTTCTAGCCGTTCAGGTTCCGCAGATGTTTTAGAAGCTATTGGGGTTCATCTTGCCTCGCCCATCGAAAAAATCTATGAAGCTCTTTCGGCAGTAGGAATTACATTTCTATTTGCTCCAAATTGGCATCCAGCGATGAAGTCAGTGGGTGCAATTCGGAGGAATTTGGGAGTGCGTACTGTTTTCAATTTGATTGGGCCTTTAGTGAATCCACTGCATCCCACTGCTCAGGTTTTGGGGGTTTACAATAAGAACTTAACGCATACTGTAGCTGAAGCTTTACGATTACTCGATCGCCAACAGGCTGTGGTTTTACATAGTCGTGAAGGTCTGGATGAAGCAGGGTTAGGCGATCTTACGGATATTTCATTTTTGAGTAATGGTCAGGTGACGGAGGAGGCGATTAACCCTCAAGAGTTAGGATTAACTCCTGCGCCATTAGCTAGTCTCAAGGGTGGTAATGTCCAAGAAAATGCGGATATTTTACGTTTAGTGTTGCAAGGAAAAGGCGATCGCGCTCAAGCTGATTGTGTGGCTCTCAATAGTGGTTTAGCCCTCCGCATTGGTGGTGCGGCTAATACTTGGGCAGAAGGTGTCCAACTTGCTTCACAAATCCTCCAAAGTGGTGCGGCATGGGATAAGGCTGAAGCGTTAGTCCGTTTCCTGAATGTATAA
- a CDS encoding glycosyltransferase codes for MHETDIRSSLQSGGDRRRLKTIIVLIIVYGLTFGLHFAPWGRWVLLGLFGIHALRLIFAPHLPAPLSEQSQLTEPTQELPFFSLLASAKNEEAVIGNLVKNLCQIDYPSDRFEVWIVDDNSSDRTSDVLNLLKQKYPQLKTLRRGDEAQGGKSGALNQVLALTKGDIIGVFDADAQVPPDVLRSLVPVFQQAKIGAVQLRKAIANATDNWWTSGQSAEMALDLCLQDLRVRVGGVGELRGNGQFVRRTALNDCGGWNEQTITDDLDLTIRLHLTQWDIACLNFPAVQEEGVLTFKQLWHQRNRWAEGGFQRYLDYGSLLLSGRMGFLKTFDASLFYINQYLLTVAFIPDTIAAIALKHNPMLPPIAGFSLALTAVTMATGLRRSYQVSWTQAIGQTISGMIYMLHWIPVIASVTLRMCIQPKRLKWVKTQHQGAGDNLLEEIELQEVNNNA; via the coding sequence ATGCACGAGACCGACATTCGTAGCAGCCTTCAGTCAGGAGGCGATCGCCGTAGACTCAAGACGATCATTGTCTTAATCATTGTTTATGGATTGACATTTGGTTTACATTTTGCCCCTTGGGGTCGCTGGGTGCTACTGGGATTATTTGGTATCCATGCTTTGCGGTTAATCTTTGCGCCGCACCTGCCTGCGCCCCTATCTGAACAATCTCAATTAACGGAGCCAACTCAAGAATTACCATTTTTCTCTCTCTTAGCTTCTGCCAAAAATGAAGAGGCAGTCATTGGGAACTTGGTCAAAAACCTCTGTCAAATTGATTATCCTAGCGATCGCTTTGAAGTGTGGATCGTTGATGACAATAGTAGCGATCGCACTTCTGATGTATTGAATCTGCTCAAACAAAAATACCCACAGCTAAAAACCCTGCGTCGTGGCGATGAGGCTCAAGGCGGAAAGTCAGGAGCTTTAAACCAAGTTTTGGCTTTAACTAAGGGCGATATTATTGGCGTATTTGATGCCGATGCTCAAGTTCCTCCCGATGTGTTGCGATCGCTAGTACCTGTATTCCAGCAAGCTAAAATCGGGGCAGTGCAATTACGCAAGGCGATCGCGAATGCAACCGATAACTGGTGGACATCAGGACAATCGGCAGAAATGGCATTGGATCTGTGCTTACAAGACTTGCGCGTGCGCGTTGGTGGTGTCGGTGAATTGCGCGGTAATGGTCAATTTGTGCGTCGGACAGCCCTCAACGATTGTGGTGGATGGAATGAGCAAACAATTACCGATGATCTTGACCTCACCATTCGTCTGCATTTGACCCAATGGGATATTGCTTGTCTCAACTTCCCTGCGGTACAAGAGGAAGGCGTATTAACATTCAAGCAACTCTGGCATCAGCGCAACCGTTGGGCAGAAGGGGGATTTCAACGCTATCTCGACTATGGCAGTTTGTTACTAAGCGGCAGAATGGGTTTCCTCAAAACCTTTGATGCGTCTCTGTTTTATATCAATCAATACTTACTCACAGTCGCCTTTATTCCTGACACGATCGCCGCGATCGCCCTCAAACATAATCCGATGTTACCCCCCATTGCAGGATTCTCGCTTGCCCTTACTGCTGTGACCATGGCAACAGGATTACGCCGCTCTTATCAAGTTTCATGGACTCAAGCGATCGGGCAGACTATCTCTGGGATGATCTATATGTTGCATTGGATTCCTGTGATTGCCAGTGTCACCTTACGGATGTGTATCCAGCCTAAGCGCTTGAAATGGGTGAAGACTCAACATCAAGGTGCTGGCGATAATTTGCTGGAAGAGATAGAACTGCAAGAGGTAAACAATAATGCGTGA
- a CDS encoding AAA family ATPase, with translation MTNQPKKATTKRKPTASKNEDPPVYLLSMEVEDLLCFKERQTLNLSNKDGHPAQWTVILGNNGVGKTTLLRCLAGMEMRLEMYEYPIVVDGVEKFEEVKEFQPMLWNFYDFEEIWEEIGIAAHTGETIPAISVSFASNITLNSFKTGKNLDIQKDYVSIVIDSELEKSSNELKGAIFYGYGATRKTGSTSLSDSNTSYHSASLFSDDTSLINAEEWLLQTDYAVKSSTGKTRTRLKKELKQIIEILKQILPDVKDIRIDLDEYHERPVAQFLTPFGWIRLSSLGLGYRTTIAWMVDLAVRLFKRYPDSEDPLAEPAIVLVDEIDLHMHPQWQRTIMEFLTERFPNTQFIVTAHSPLVVQAAQDANIVLLKREGDRVKIINNPEIIENWRVDQVLTSVFEMPSARPAKIEPLLQRRKEILTKTKLTASDRAELKELEAKIGTLPTAESSEDIKAMDIIRRAAKLLDKPVTEAVE, from the coding sequence ATGACCAATCAGCCAAAGAAAGCCACAACCAAACGTAAACCTACAGCTTCAAAAAATGAAGATCCTCCAGTATATTTACTTTCAATGGAAGTAGAAGATCTTCTTTGCTTTAAGGAACGGCAAACACTCAATCTATCGAATAAAGATGGTCATCCCGCACAGTGGACAGTTATTTTAGGAAATAATGGTGTTGGGAAAACTACACTTCTACGTTGCTTAGCTGGCATGGAAATGAGACTGGAAATGTATGAGTATCCAATTGTAGTAGATGGAGTAGAAAAATTTGAAGAAGTAAAAGAATTTCAGCCTATGCTTTGGAATTTTTATGATTTTGAAGAAATCTGGGAGGAAATAGGAATTGCGGCACATACAGGTGAAACAATTCCTGCAATTTCTGTTAGTTTTGCTAGTAATATCACACTTAATTCTTTTAAGACAGGTAAGAATCTAGATATTCAAAAAGATTATGTATCAATTGTGATAGATTCTGAGCTTGAGAAATCTAGCAATGAATTAAAAGGGGCGATTTTCTATGGATATGGCGCAACAAGAAAAACAGGAAGTACTTCTCTAAGTGATAGCAATACCTCTTATCATTCAGCTAGCCTTTTTTCTGATGATACATCACTTATTAATGCAGAAGAATGGCTATTGCAAACTGATTATGCAGTTAAATCATCTACTGGGAAAACCCGCACTCGCCTAAAAAAAGAACTTAAACAGATTATCGAAATTTTAAAACAAATTTTGCCAGACGTAAAAGATATTCGTATCGACCTAGACGAGTATCATGAGCGTCCAGTAGCTCAGTTTTTGACACCTTTTGGTTGGATAAGACTATCTAGCCTAGGCTTGGGATATCGAACTACGATCGCTTGGATGGTCGATTTAGCAGTGAGACTATTTAAACGTTATCCCGATAGCGAAGATCCGCTTGCTGAGCCAGCGATTGTACTAGTTGATGAGATCGACTTGCATATGCACCCACAATGGCAAAGGACAATAATGGAATTTCTGACAGAGAGATTTCCAAATACGCAATTTATTGTTACAGCCCATAGTCCACTCGTAGTACAAGCCGCACAGGATGCCAATATTGTCTTGTTAAAGAGAGAAGGCGATCGCGTTAAGATTATCAATAACCCTGAAATTATTGAAAATTGGCGCGTTGATCAAGTTCTGACCAGTGTTTTTGAGATGCCATCGGCACGACCTGCGAAAATTGAACCTTTACTACAACGTCGCAAAGAAATCCTCACTAAAACAAAACTAACTGCAAGCGATCGAGCCGAACTAAAAGAATTAGAAGCAAAAATTGGTACTTTGCCAACCGCAGAAAGTTCCGAAGATATCAAAGCTATGGACATCATTCGCCGTGCCGCCAAATTATTAGACAAACCTGTGACGGAGGCAGTTGAGTGA
- a CDS encoding DNA polymerase III subunit gamma/tau: MGYEPLHHKYRPQIFADLVGQEAIAHTLTNALNTKRIAPAYLFTGARGTGKTSSARIMAKSLNCLSSDSPTPHPCGKCELCHSIANGNALDITEIDAASNTGVDNIRELIERAQFAPVKARFKVYIIDECHMLSTAAFNALLKTLEEPPDRVTFILATTDPQRVLPTIISRCQRFDFRRIPLDSMVKHLGKIAANENINIHIEALTLVAQIAQGGLRDAESLLDQLSLLDGEITVEAVWDLVGSVPEQDLLSLIEAIATDHSTQLIDYVRRIMDRGREPLIVLQNLANVYRDLLIAKTASDRSDLVAMTNSGWQRLVQLSQTLPVPNILLGQQHLRSAELQIRNSTQPRLWLEVTLMGLLPSAQGAIAQSQPQAFIPSRNVPTTPQPTTQAPKHNPIPQVSAPPKQDLPIVQEQISHQPISQPIAEPSPEVLTKSVAAPIIETPIASGYDDDFESFASVGYDLDQLWQGILPMLPSPTRAIFVQMEARFLEIDANSVKIGLGGKRDETTKNIAVQKRPELESACSKLLQRPIKVMFKFVAPSSQPEQTEVQVHAPLPHSPAIAPPPIQNNHPPVPIPHVSVPKPTTIAPPVPLVNQSENESINQSTPNVSVQSKGYVGLSEEEKIVRNMAEFFNGQIIDLDEDVSNHEKS, translated from the coding sequence ATGGGCTATGAGCCTCTACATCACAAATATCGACCGCAGATTTTCGCTGACCTTGTTGGTCAAGAAGCGATCGCGCATACCCTCACTAATGCCTTAAACACTAAGCGCATCGCACCCGCATACCTATTTACAGGCGCAAGGGGGACTGGTAAAACATCGAGTGCGCGGATCATGGCAAAGTCGCTCAATTGCCTAAGCTCTGACAGTCCTACTCCTCACCCCTGCGGCAAGTGTGAGCTATGCCATAGCATCGCCAATGGAAACGCCCTAGATATTACTGAAATCGACGCAGCAAGTAATACAGGGGTTGATAATATTCGCGAATTAATCGAACGCGCCCAGTTTGCGCCAGTTAAGGCTCGGTTTAAGGTTTATATCATTGACGAATGTCATATGTTGAGTACAGCAGCGTTTAACGCACTGCTCAAAACCTTAGAAGAACCACCCGATCGCGTTACCTTTATACTTGCTACAACCGACCCGCAGCGCGTATTACCAACAATTATTTCGCGTTGTCAGCGTTTTGACTTTCGGCGGATTCCCCTTGATTCGATGGTCAAACACTTAGGGAAGATCGCCGCCAATGAAAACATTAATATTCATATTGAAGCTCTCACTCTCGTTGCCCAAATCGCACAGGGAGGACTACGGGATGCGGAATCTCTGCTTGACCAGTTGAGTCTATTAGATGGAGAGATTACGGTTGAGGCGGTTTGGGATTTGGTTGGTTCTGTCCCAGAACAGGACTTGTTGTCATTAATTGAAGCGATCGCCACGGATCATTCCACACAATTAATTGACTATGTGCGGCGGATTATGGATCGCGGACGCGAACCCTTGATTGTGTTGCAGAATTTGGCGAATGTCTATCGGGATTTATTAATTGCCAAAACAGCTAGCGATCGCAGTGATTTAGTTGCCATGACTAATTCAGGTTGGCAAAGACTAGTGCAGCTATCTCAAACCTTGCCAGTACCCAATATTTTGCTTGGTCAACAACATTTGCGATCGGCAGAGTTACAGATTCGTAATTCCACTCAACCCCGCTTATGGTTGGAAGTCACCTTGATGGGATTACTACCTTCTGCCCAAGGTGCGATCGCGCAATCGCAACCTCAAGCATTTATCCCATCACGGAATGTTCCCACAACACCTCAACCGACGACTCAAGCTCCGAAACATAATCCTATTCCACAGGTATCAGCACCTCCCAAACAAGATTTACCGATTGTCCAAGAGCAGATTTCCCATCAACCTATTTCTCAACCAATTGCCGAACCTAGCCCTGAAGTATTAACTAAATCTGTTGCTGCGCCCATTATTGAAACTCCTATTGCTTCTGGGTATGATGATGATTTTGAGAGTTTTGCCTCGGTGGGATATGACCTCGATCAGTTATGGCAAGGTATTTTACCAATGTTGCCATCGCCAACTAGAGCAATTTTTGTGCAGATGGAAGCTCGTTTTTTAGAAATTGATGCTAATAGTGTCAAAATCGGCTTAGGTGGCAAGCGGGATGAAACCACTAAAAATATCGCTGTCCAAAAGCGTCCTGAACTAGAAAGTGCCTGTTCTAAGTTGCTACAACGTCCGATTAAGGTAATGTTTAAGTTTGTTGCACCTTCTTCTCAACCAGAGCAAACAGAGGTACAGGTTCACGCTCCTTTACCCCATTCACCTGCGATCGCACCACCACCTATACAAAATAATCATCCACCCGTACCGATTCCCCATGTATCAGTTCCTAAACCTACCACCATTGCGCCGCCAGTTCCATTAGTCAATCAGTCTGAGAATGAATCTATAAACCAATCAACTCCAAATGTTTCTGTTCAATCTAAAGGATATGTTGGCTTATCTGAAGAGGAGAAGATTGTAAGAAATATGGCAGAGTTTTTTAATGGACAGATTATCGATCTTGATGAAGATGTAAGTAATCACGAAAAAAGTTAG
- a CDS encoding DUF427 domain-containing protein codes for MPKAIWNGAVLAESDRCEVVEGNQYFPADSLNMEYFKPSNTHTTCGWKGVASYYSIEVNGETNKDAAWYYPDPKDAAKQIKGHIAFWRGVKVQA; via the coding sequence ATGCCAAAAGCTATTTGGAATGGTGCTGTCCTTGCGGAGAGCGATCGCTGCGAAGTGGTGGAGGGAAATCAGTACTTTCCTGCGGATTCACTAAATATGGAATATTTCAAGCCCAGCAACACCCATACAACTTGTGGTTGGAAAGGTGTGGCAAGCTATTACAGCATCGAAGTTAATGGCGAAACCAACAAGGATGCTGCTTGGTATTATCCTGACCCAAAGGATGCGGCTAAACAGATTAAAGGGCATATAGCTTTTTGGCGAGGTGTAAAAGTTCAGGCATAA
- a CDS encoding NAD(P)/FAD-dependent oxidoreductase, which yields MRDWIVIGGGITGLALSYELQKVGCSVLLIEQHQHLQGSSSLGYGGISYWGATTALTRTLSVEGIARQRNLSNELGMDTEFRELDLLLTLEPEADPREILAQYSRCAIPPTLLNPQEAQEREPLLNPQGIGGALLFPHAHLNLDCFVQASTQVFQRLGGEIVYAKVEKLLISGDRVTGVATAQGNFDAAQICVCAGGISRALLKASGINARIYFTHAEAIDTEPVELELRTMVMPADTKRYALEATTTDAEKDKVWDLVGQELLPPSIDAGAIQFRDRRIRFGQLSRILTDPYAAIDSVEGEANIRASISKILPKVSELKGKWRHCLVAFSNDSLPLIGAVKEYENVHLFSGFTSPTVYALPLARRFASHVTGTPDDIIPLLSPQRFIN from the coding sequence ATGCGTGATTGGATCGTTATCGGTGGTGGAATTACAGGTTTAGCTCTGAGTTATGAACTGCAAAAAGTGGGATGCTCGGTATTACTGATTGAGCAGCATCAGCACTTGCAAGGCTCAAGTAGCCTTGGCTATGGTGGTATTTCCTATTGGGGTGCGACAACTGCGCTTACCCGTACCCTCAGTGTCGAAGGCATTGCCCGTCAAAGGAATCTATCCAATGAATTGGGAATGGATACAGAATTCCGTGAACTCGATCTCCTGTTAACCCTCGAACCCGAAGCCGATCCAAGAGAAATTCTCGCTCAATACTCCCGTTGTGCGATCCCCCCGACCTTACTCAATCCTCAGGAGGCTCAGGAGCGCGAACCTTTACTCAACCCCCAAGGAATTGGTGGGGCATTACTTTTCCCCCATGCCCATCTCAATCTGGATTGTTTTGTGCAGGCTTCTACCCAAGTTTTCCAAAGATTGGGTGGAGAAATTGTCTATGCCAAAGTTGAGAAACTCTTAATTTCGGGCGATCGCGTTACGGGTGTAGCCACAGCACAGGGTAATTTCGATGCTGCTCAAATTTGTGTTTGTGCAGGGGGTATATCTCGCGCTTTACTCAAAGCATCAGGTATTAATGCCAGAATCTACTTCACCCATGCAGAAGCGATCGATACAGAACCTGTGGAACTAGAATTGCGGACAATGGTGATGCCTGCGGATACTAAACGCTATGCATTAGAAGCGACTACGACCGATGCCGAAAAAGATAAAGTTTGGGATCTAGTAGGGCAGGAGCTTTTGCCACCTTCTATCGATGCTGGGGCGATTCAATTTCGCGATCGCCGTATTAGATTTGGACAACTAAGCCGTATTTTGACTGATCCCTACGCTGCGATCGATTCTGTTGAAGGTGAAGCCAATATTCGTGCGTCCATAAGTAAGATCTTGCCAAAGGTGAGTGAACTTAAGGGCAAATGGAGACATTGTTTAGTTGCCTTTAGCAATGACAGCTTACCCCTCATTGGCGCAGTCAAGGAATATGAAAATGTCCATTTGTTCTCAGGCTTCACTAGTCCTACTGTCTATGCTCTACCCTTAGCTCGCAGATTTGCGTCTCATGTTACAGGCACACCAGATGATATTATTCCTCTATTATCTCCACAGCGATTTATAAATTAA
- a CDS encoding sugar transferase, with protein MLLITVGTEQYQFNALMQWIEILIKYQLINEEVLVQYGSSTYLPDGAKAYRWISDQDFSNLIDKASLVISHCDESIAELLEDQDTPYVLVPRLQRFRENVDNHQMEVAEDFERRGVAIARSPGDLVKFIKLQQTSEVVPKIDETQVCEYLKDRYPSQKLMLITSLGGYFRYMYSMKSFWENFHDRAWVSIRSVTTEKQIEDSHRYWGHIPVKDNLPNMIRNLVLAFKVIPREKPELVISTGSGFALPYLLLAKWLCQSKLAYIESKTRLQRLSLPAWLLMKFRVLDLLLVRSKAISDRHPQSVYIPVSGDSESGSYGHRDYKQASIVTFDEVAFIYSPERLEFSTAREFLSDFQTICNPDEFYTKIVIDMSHTTFMDGAGLGALTNCLRIAKANQTKLVLWSVSEAVSSLISLSSLSNLFVIEPYTNTFRFSHSIQRNRVNNITPFSLLLFRLQTLLKKIPVLRIFYPILKFCFPSIDIDPGVPVHPSVRDPLKRLIDIIGALIGLGFTAILFIPIAIAIILESKGNVLFAQVRCGLLSKPFKIWKFRSMVQNAEQLKMKVTNQVSASSQSANSSGNEQASNSASDKFFKNADDPRVTRIGKFLRRTSLDEFPQFWNVLIGDMSLVGTRPPTFNEINSYELEVEYQDERYTEWNRLDVRPGITGVWQVNGRSSVRSFAEVVNYDIEYRKNWSIWYDLKLIVKTILVLFDKNNKAV; from the coding sequence ATGCTTTTAATCACAGTTGGCACAGAACAATATCAGTTTAATGCTTTAATGCAATGGATAGAAATACTGATAAAGTACCAACTAATTAATGAAGAAGTATTAGTTCAATATGGTTCTTCTACTTATTTGCCCGATGGGGCAAAAGCTTATCGTTGGATATCCGATCAAGATTTTTCAAATTTGATTGACAAAGCTAGTTTAGTCATTAGTCATTGTGACGAAAGCATTGCCGAATTGCTAGAAGATCAAGACACACCATATGTTCTAGTACCACGTTTACAGAGATTTCGCGAAAATGTCGATAACCATCAAATGGAAGTTGCTGAAGACTTTGAACGTCGTGGAGTTGCGATCGCCCGATCTCCAGGCGACTTAGTTAAATTTATCAAGTTACAGCAAACTTCAGAGGTTGTTCCTAAAATTGATGAAACTCAGGTATGTGAATATCTGAAAGATAGATATCCATCCCAAAAATTAATGCTTATCACCTCATTAGGTGGTTATTTTCGCTATATGTATAGCATGAAATCATTTTGGGAGAATTTTCACGATCGCGCTTGGGTCTCTATCCGTAGTGTTACTACTGAGAAGCAAATAGAAGATAGTCATCGATACTGGGGACACATTCCTGTTAAGGATAATCTTCCAAATATGATTCGCAACTTAGTACTAGCGTTTAAAGTGATTCCCAGAGAGAAGCCAGAGCTAGTAATTTCTACGGGTTCAGGTTTCGCGCTTCCTTATCTATTACTAGCGAAGTGGCTCTGTCAAAGTAAGCTAGCTTATATAGAATCTAAAACTCGTTTGCAAAGACTGAGCTTGCCTGCATGGCTACTCATGAAGTTCCGAGTGCTTGATCTACTTTTAGTCAGAAGTAAAGCGATCTCAGACCGTCATCCTCAATCAGTTTACATACCTGTTAGTGGTGATAGCGAAAGTGGATCTTATGGTCATAGGGATTATAAACAAGCATCCATTGTGACTTTTGATGAAGTTGCATTTATATATAGTCCCGAAAGATTGGAGTTTTCTACTGCTAGGGAATTCTTAAGTGACTTTCAAACCATTTGTAATCCTGATGAGTTTTATACAAAGATTGTTATTGATATGAGCCATACTACTTTTATGGATGGTGCGGGCTTAGGAGCATTAACCAACTGTCTCAGGATCGCCAAAGCTAATCAAACGAAATTAGTACTTTGGAGCGTTAGTGAAGCTGTGAGTTCTTTAATCTCTCTCTCTTCTCTTAGCAATTTGTTTGTAATTGAACCATATACTAATACTTTTCGGTTTTCCCATTCAATCCAGAGAAATCGCGTTAATAATATTACTCCGTTTAGTTTGTTATTATTCCGCCTACAAACTTTACTCAAAAAAATACCTGTACTCAGAATTTTTTATCCAATATTAAAATTCTGCTTCCCATCCATCGATATCGATCCCGGTGTCCCTGTACATCCTTCGGTACGTGACCCCTTAAAAAGGCTGATTGATATCATTGGAGCGCTAATTGGACTCGGTTTTACTGCTATTTTATTTATCCCGATCGCGATCGCTATCATCTTAGAAAGTAAGGGCAATGTTTTGTTTGCCCAAGTTCGTTGTGGACTACTAAGTAAACCTTTTAAGATTTGGAAATTCCGTTCGATGGTGCAAAATGCCGAGCAATTAAAGATGAAAGTTACGAATCAAGTTAGTGCTAGTAGTCAATCAGCTAATTCTTCGGGGAATGAACAGGCTAGTAACAGTGCGAGTGATAAATTCTTTAAAAATGCGGATGATCCCCGTGTAACAAGAATTGGCAAGTTTTTACGCAGAACGAGTCTAGATGAATTTCCTCAATTTTGGAATGTTCTGATTGGGGATATGAGCTTAGTTGGTACACGTCCACCCACTTTTAACGAGATCAACTCCTATGAATTAGAAGTGGAATATCAGGATGAACGCTATACGGAATGGAATCGCTTAGATGTTAGACCGGGGATTACGGGTGTATGGCAAGTTAATGGACGCTCTAGTGTCAGAAGCTTTGCTGAAGTCGTTAATTACGATATTGAATATCGTAAAAATTGGAGTATTTGGTATGACCTCAAGCTAATTGTGAAAACTATTTTGGTTCTATTTGACAAAAACAATAAAGCAGTATAG
- the sppA gene encoding signal peptide peptidase SppA codes for MFGFLKRKFRKKIARIEITGAIGASTRTRVLEALEFVEEQKFPALLLRIDSPGGTVGDSQEIYAALKRLREKSKTKVVASFGNISASGGVYIGVGADYIVSNPGTITGSIGVILRGNNIEKLLDKIGVSFKVIKSGTYKDILSFDREITTEERAILQSLIDSSYHQFVETVAEGRKLSPATVRSFADGRVFTGEQALELGLVDRLGTEEDARIWASELAGLDPKNTKVFTIKPPKTFASKFLPSGSEMAFSRLQFEAETSGMPLWMWQ; via the coding sequence ATGTTCGGCTTTCTAAAACGCAAATTTCGTAAAAAAATCGCACGCATTGAAATTACAGGGGCGATCGGGGCAAGTACCAGAACTCGCGTCCTCGAAGCCCTCGAATTTGTTGAAGAACAAAAATTTCCTGCCCTCCTACTTCGCATCGATAGCCCAGGGGGAACCGTTGGCGACTCTCAAGAAATCTATGCAGCCCTCAAGCGCCTTAGAGAAAAGTCAAAAACTAAAGTCGTCGCGAGTTTTGGCAATATTTCCGCTAGTGGCGGCGTTTATATTGGCGTAGGTGCAGATTACATTGTTTCTAACCCTGGGACAATTACAGGCAGCATTGGTGTAATTTTGCGTGGTAACAATATCGAAAAATTGCTCGATAAAATTGGTGTTTCCTTCAAAGTCATTAAATCAGGTACTTACAAAGATATTCTTTCCTTCGATCGCGAAATCACTACCGAAGAAAGAGCCATTCTCCAATCACTGATTGACTCTAGCTATCATCAATTTGTCGAAACCGTTGCTGAAGGTCGCAAGCTTAGCCCTGCCACTGTGCGATCGTTTGCCGATGGACGGGTATTTACGGGTGAGCAAGCTCTTGAGCTTGGTTTAGTCGATCGCCTCGGCACTGAAGAAGATGCCAGAATCTGGGCATCGGAGCTAGCAGGACTCGATCCTAAAAACACCAAAGTATTTACGATCAAGCCTCCCAAAACCTTTGCGAGTAAGTTTTTACCCAGTGGCTCAGAAATGGCGTTCAGTCGTCTGCAATTTGAAGCCGAAACAAGCGGAATGCCTCTCTGGATGTGGCAATAG